In Mixophyes fleayi isolate aMixFle1 chromosome 4, aMixFle1.hap1, whole genome shotgun sequence, the following proteins share a genomic window:
- the FAM114A2 gene encoding protein FAM114A2: MSEKDSNVNTGDTGQPQEQQEDSSPKETSAREDRQAVTEPVAITRKRPESKSNSVSTEGEENEAADRTDQDNVAKSPSSWDYWGSWGKSLISTASATVATVGHGISSAIEKAESTLGVPSPVELSFRDRAEATEDAGAGESGESREGEGSSSITGALGFLSSISTAVQSTGKTVLTGGLDALEFIGKKTMDVIAEGDPGFKKTKGLMNRNSTLSHVLREAKEKEEQRVSSESNPETERRAHYGLLFDEYQGLAHLEALELLSKESEGKVKSILSAVSGEELEELKLDLEALKEVFSLEEFDDEEEVEKGEDDFIQEVSALFQELHISVRPDKLTNAQKAAYGWMIKVEEEEKVTGEEDKTEPQDENRQKKSNVEDIHEFAIRSLAELTACSMEVFHKTATLILHGDTQMPAVSRGKTLSQMTIALCKELSHLSKQMTTLLTTTGASEKSDILNPLITGVFLEASNSASYIQDAFQLLLPVLEISHIQNRT; the protein is encoded by the exons ATGTCTGAAAAAGACAGTAATGTAAACACCGGGGACACCGGCCAGCCCCAGGAGCAGCAGGAAGACTCCAGTCCTAAGGAGACCAGCGCCAGAGAGGATAGACAAGCTGTCACGGAACCAGTGGCCATAACACGCAAGCGCCCAGAGTCCAAATCAAACAGCGTGTCAACTGAGGGGGAGGAGAATGAGGCAGCGGACAGGACAGATCAG GATAATGTGGCCAAATCTCCATCATCATGGGACTATTGGGGGAGCTGGGGAAAGTCCTTGATTTCTACAGCTTCAGCCACGGTGGCGACAGTCG GGCACGGAATCTCTTCTGCTATTGAGAAGGCTGAGAGCACATTGGGAGTTCCAAGCCCTGTAGAACTGTCATTTAGGGATCGAGCGGAGGCCACAGAAG ATGCCGGAGCTGGGGAGAGTGGTGAATCCAGAGAGGGAGAGGGCTCGTCCTCGATTACCGGAGCACTAGGGTTCCTCTCCAGTATCTCCACAGCAGTGCAGAGTACA GGGAAGACTGTTCTTACCGGAGGTCTGGATGCCTTGGAGTTTATTGGGAAGAAGACCATGGACGTGATTGCAGAGGGAGACCCGGGTTTCAAGAAGACCAAAGGACTAATGAACAGGAACTCTACGCTGTCACAT GTTTTGCGAGAAGCAAAGGAGAAAGAGGAGCAGCGAGTCAGCAGTGAGAGTAACCCAGAGACTGAGCGACGGGCACACTACGGTCTGTTGTTTGATGAATACCAAGGTCTGGCTCATCTGGAGGCACTAGAACTGCTGTCCAAAGAGAGTGAAGGGAAA GTGAAGTCCATTCTCAGCGCAGTATCAGGAGAAGAACTGGAAGAACTCAAGCTCGATTTGGAAGCGCTGAAGGAAGTGTTCTCGTTGGAAGAGtttgatgatgaagaagaggttgAGAAAG GAGAAGATGATTTCATTCAGGAAGTATCTGCTCTGTTTCAGGAGTTACACATCTCTGTGAGGCCTGATAAACTGACTAAT GCACAGAAAGCGGCTTACGGCTGGATGATcaaagtggaggaggaggagaaagtgaCGGGAGAGGAGGACAAGACTGAGCCACAGGATGAGAACAGGCAGAAGAAGTCCAATGTGGAG GATATCCACGAGTTTGCCATCCGCAGCCTGGCAGAGCTGACAGCCTGTTCTATGGAGGTGTTCCACAAAACGGCCACGTTAATCCTGCACGGGGACACACAGATGCCGGCTGTGTCAAGGGGCAAAACACTTTCACA AATGACTATTGCACTGTGCAAAGAGCTGTCACATCTTTCAAAGCAGATGACAACCCTCCTGACAACCACAGGG GCATCAGAGAAGTCCGACATCCTGAACCCTCTGATTACGGGAGTGTTTTTAGAG GCATCGAACAGCGCCTCCTATATACAAGACGCCTTCCAGCTTCTGCTTCCAGTGCTCGAAATCTCCCACATCCAGAACAGGACGTAA
- the MFAP3 gene encoding microfibril-associated glycoprotein 3 has product MFLAWNISLYFYDQMERWCPRLSSLPLVVLLWTGIGGVPSNAQIFQQENKTHLLHLHNASFYAPLRLNANTPAHRDQIAKEGSSTVIECNLTATQNGDVVWFNSKGRPLGQVEGGGKWQISSSGALNITSVTFADRGRYTCMCPTGNDTSFYTVTLRVTFTSGDMGIYYVIVCLVTFTITLIMNITRLCMMSSHLRKTEKAINDFFRTEGAEKLQKAFEIAKRIPIITSAKTLELAKVTQFKTMEFARYIEELARSIPLPPLIFNCRAFMEEMFEAVRLDDPDQVEKDHAAGIYTISPNMTRSGSPAGDSEDSSVHGQEIAVNVSVHPHFETQSIHTNNSQECGHIAYLEEVISTVDQDRAPEPTA; this is encoded by the exons atgtttttggcttGGAATATTTCTCTCTATTTTTATGATCAAATGGAGAGGTGGTGTCCTCGCCTCTCTTCCCTGCCTCTTGTCGTCCTGCTATGGACTGGTATAGGTGGAGTCCCTTCCAATGCACAGATCTTTCAGCAAGAAAATAAGACGCATTTACTCCACCTGCACAATGCTTCCTTTTACGCTCCGTTGCGGCTCAACGCCAACACTCCTGCGCACCGAGACCAGATCGCCAAAGAGGGGAGCAGTACGGTGATAGAGTGCAACCTTACTGCCACTCAAAATGGGGATGTTGTGTGGTTTAATTCCAAAGGACGCCCACTTGGCCAGGTGGAAGGAG GAGGGAAATGGCAGATCTCTTCCAGTGGAGCCCTTAACATTACCAGTGTGACCTTCGCTGATCGGGGAAGGTACACGTGTATGTGTCCAACTGGGAACGACACCTCCTTCTACACAGTTACTCTACGGGTGACTTTCACTTCTGGAGACATGGGCATTTACTACGTGATTGTCTGCCTGGTGACCTTCACTATCACCCTAATTATGAATATCACCCGGCTCTGCATGATGAGCAGCCACCTGCGGAAGACTGAGAAAGCCATTAACGATTTCTTCCGCACAGAAGGGGCCGAGAAGCTCCAAAAAGCTTTCGAGATCGCCAAACGCATCCCAATCATCACCTCTGCCAAGACTCTGGAGCTGGCCAAGGTGACTCAGTTTAAGACCATGGAGTTTGCTCGTTACATAGAAGAGCTGGCCAGAAGTATTCCCCTGCCCCCACTTATCTTTAACTGCAGAGCGTTTATGGAAGAAATGTTTGAGGCTGTGAGGTTAGATGACCCGGACCAGGTGGAGAAGGATCACGCCGCGGGAATCTACACGATCAGCCCAAATATGACTCGAAGTGGATCTCCTGCTGGTGACTCTGAAGATAGCTCAGTCCACGGGCAGGAGATAGCGGTCAATGTGTCTGTCCATCCTCATTTTGAGACTCAGAGCATCCACACCAACAATTCTCAGGAGTGTGGTCACATAGCGTACCTGGAGGAGGTTATTTCCACAGTGGATCAGGACAGGGCACCAGAACCCACCGCGTGA